The following are from one region of the Calypte anna isolate BGI_N300 chromosome 13, bCalAnn1_v1.p, whole genome shotgun sequence genome:
- the HNRNPH1 gene encoding heterogeneous nuclear ribonucleoprotein H isoform X17 has product MDPCHTEETEGEIPGLGFSDRSEQIVSRGVASAFEAATTEAETEQSLTPNVMLNTESTEGYVVKVRGLPWSCSTEEVQRFFSDCKILNGALGIRFIYTREGRPSGEAFAELESEEDVKLALKKDRETMGHRYVEVFKSNNVEMDWVLKHTGPNSPDTANDGFVRLRGLPFGCSKEEIVQFFSGLEIVPNGITLPVDFQGRSTGEAFVQFASQEIAEKALKKHKERIGHRYIEIFKSSRAEVRTHYDPPRKLLAMQRPGPYDRPGLTRGYNSLGRGSSLERMRRGAYGGGYGGYDDYNGYNDGYGFGSDRFGREWTLFSAGMSDHRYGDGTSTFQSTTGHCVHMRGLPYRATENDIYNFFSPLNPVRVHIEIGPDGRVTGEADVEFATHEDAVAAMSKDKANMQHRYVELFLNSTAGGTGGAYGSQMMGAMVKESEGVVQDWNTSTLAGSQSSYGGPANQQLSGGYGGGYGGQSSMSGYDGVYAVAQQGQALGECCYESA; this is encoded by the exons GCTTCAGTGACCGAAGCGAGCAGATTGTTTCACGTGGGGTAGCGTCAGCCTTTGAAGCTG CAACCACAGAAGCTGAGACGGAGCAGAGCCTCACCCCCAACGTGATGCTCAACACGGAGAGCACCGAGGGATATGTGGTGAAAGTCAGGGGGCTGCCTTGGTCCTGCTCCACTGAGGAagtgcagaggtttttttccg ATTGCAAAATTCTGAATGGGGCTCTGGGCATCCGTTTCATCTACACCAGGGAGGGCAGACCCAGTGGAGAAGCATTTGCTGAACTTGAATCAGAGGAGGATGTGAAATTGGCCCtgaaaaaagacagagagaCAATGGGACACAGATACGTTGAAG TTTTCAAGTCAAACAACGTTGAAATGGATTGGGTTCTGAAGCATACTGGTCCCAACAGCCCTGATACAGCTAATGATGGTTTTGTACGTCTTAGAGGACTCCCATTTGGCTGTAGTAAAGAAGAAATTGTACAGTTCTTTTCAG GGTTGGAAATCGTGCCAAATGGGATAACATTGCCGGTGGACTTCCAGGGGAGGAGTACGGGGGAGGCCTTCGTGCAGTTTGCTTCACAGGAAATAGCTGAAAAGGCTCTAAAGAAACACAAGGAAAGAATAGGGCACAG GTACATTGAGATCTTCAAGAGCAGTCGAGCAGAAGTGCGCACTCACTACGACCCTCCACGCAAGCTCTTGGCCATGCAGAGACCCGGTCCTTACGACAGACCTGGTCTTACCCGGGGATATAACAGTCTTGGTAGAGGAAGTAGCTTGGAAAGAATGAGGCGTGGAGCTTACGGAGGAG GTTATGGAGGTTATGATGACTACAATGGGTATAATGATGGCTATGGTTTTGGGTCTGATAGATTTGGAAGAG AATGGACTCTTTTCTCTGCAGGAATGTCGGACCACAGATACGGCGACGGGACGTCCACCTTCCAGAGCACGACCGGCCACTGCGTCCACATGAGAGGTCTGCCTTACAGAGCTACAGAGAATGACATCTATAAC TTCTTCTCACCTCTGAACCCTGTAAGAGTACACATTGAAATCGGACCAGATGGCAGAGTAACTGGGGAGGCAGACGTGGAATTTGCTACTCATGAGGATGCAGTGGCTGCCATGTCCAAAGACAAAGCAAATATGC aacaCAGATACGTAGAACTCTTCTTGAATTCTACAGCAGGAGGAACTGGTGGTGCCTATGGCAGTCAGATGATGGGAGCAATGG TCAAGGAATCGGAAGGGGTAGTCCAAGATTGGAACACTAGCACATTGGCAG GAAGCCAATCCAGTTATGGTGGTCCAGCTAACCAGCAATTGAGTGGGGGTTATGGAGGAGGATATGGTGGCCAAAGCAGCATGAGTGGATATG ATGGTGTTTACGCGGTGGCCCAGCAAGGACAGGCGTTGGGGGAATGCTGCTACGAGTCGGCCTGA
- the HNRNPH1 gene encoding heterogeneous nuclear ribonucleoprotein H isoform X13, with protein sequence MDPCHTEETEGEIPGLGFSDRSEQIVSRGVASAFEAATTEAETEQSLTPNVMLNTESTEGYVVKVRGLPWSCSTEEVQRFFSDCKILNGALGIRFIYTREGRPSGEAFAELESEEDVKLALKKDRETMGHRYVEVFKSNNVEMDWVLKHTGPNSPDTANDGFVRLRGLPFGCSKEEIVQFFSGLEIVPNGITLPVDFQGRSTGEAFVQFASQEIAEKALKKHKERIGHRYIEIFKSSRAEVRTHYDPPRKLLAMQRPGPYDRPGLTRGYNSLGRGSSLERMRRGAYGGGYGGYDDYNGYNDGYGFGSDRFGREWTLFSAGMSDHRYGDGTSTFQSTTGHCVHMRGLPYRATENDIYNFFSPLNPVRVHIEIGPDGRVTGEADVEFATHEDAVAAMSKDKANMQHRYVELFLNSTAGGTGGAYGSQMMGAMVKESEGVVQDWNTSTLAGSQSSYGGPANQQLSGGYGGGYGGQSSMSGYVLGTVDGVYAVAQQGQALGECCYESA encoded by the exons GCTTCAGTGACCGAAGCGAGCAGATTGTTTCACGTGGGGTAGCGTCAGCCTTTGAAGCTG CAACCACAGAAGCTGAGACGGAGCAGAGCCTCACCCCCAACGTGATGCTCAACACGGAGAGCACCGAGGGATATGTGGTGAAAGTCAGGGGGCTGCCTTGGTCCTGCTCCACTGAGGAagtgcagaggtttttttccg ATTGCAAAATTCTGAATGGGGCTCTGGGCATCCGTTTCATCTACACCAGGGAGGGCAGACCCAGTGGAGAAGCATTTGCTGAACTTGAATCAGAGGAGGATGTGAAATTGGCCCtgaaaaaagacagagagaCAATGGGACACAGATACGTTGAAG TTTTCAAGTCAAACAACGTTGAAATGGATTGGGTTCTGAAGCATACTGGTCCCAACAGCCCTGATACAGCTAATGATGGTTTTGTACGTCTTAGAGGACTCCCATTTGGCTGTAGTAAAGAAGAAATTGTACAGTTCTTTTCAG GGTTGGAAATCGTGCCAAATGGGATAACATTGCCGGTGGACTTCCAGGGGAGGAGTACGGGGGAGGCCTTCGTGCAGTTTGCTTCACAGGAAATAGCTGAAAAGGCTCTAAAGAAACACAAGGAAAGAATAGGGCACAG GTACATTGAGATCTTCAAGAGCAGTCGAGCAGAAGTGCGCACTCACTACGACCCTCCACGCAAGCTCTTGGCCATGCAGAGACCCGGTCCTTACGACAGACCTGGTCTTACCCGGGGATATAACAGTCTTGGTAGAGGAAGTAGCTTGGAAAGAATGAGGCGTGGAGCTTACGGAGGAG GTTATGGAGGTTATGATGACTACAATGGGTATAATGATGGCTATGGTTTTGGGTCTGATAGATTTGGAAGAG AATGGACTCTTTTCTCTGCAGGAATGTCGGACCACAGATACGGCGACGGGACGTCCACCTTCCAGAGCACGACCGGCCACTGCGTCCACATGAGAGGTCTGCCTTACAGAGCTACAGAGAATGACATCTATAAC TTCTTCTCACCTCTGAACCCTGTAAGAGTACACATTGAAATCGGACCAGATGGCAGAGTAACTGGGGAGGCAGACGTGGAATTTGCTACTCATGAGGATGCAGTGGCTGCCATGTCCAAAGACAAAGCAAATATGC aacaCAGATACGTAGAACTCTTCTTGAATTCTACAGCAGGAGGAACTGGTGGTGCCTATGGCAGTCAGATGATGGGAGCAATGG TCAAGGAATCGGAAGGGGTAGTCCAAGATTGGAACACTAGCACATTGGCAG GAAGCCAATCCAGTTATGGTGGTCCAGCTAACCAGCAATTGAGTGGGGGTTATGGAGGAGGATATGGTGGCCAAAGCAGCATGAGTGGATATG TATTGGGCACAGTAGATGGTGTTTACGCGGTGGCCCAGCAAGGACAGGCGTTGGGGGAATGCTGCTACGAGTCGGCCTGA
- the HNRNPH1 gene encoding heterogeneous nuclear ribonucleoprotein H isoform X5, producing the protein MDPCHTEETEGEIPGLGFSDRSEQIVSRGVASAFEAATTEAETEQSLTPNVMLNTESTEGYVVKVRGLPWSCSTEEVQRFFSDCKILNGALGIRFIYTREGRPSGEAFAELESEEDVKLALKKDRETMGHRYVEVFKSNNVEMDWVLKHTGPNSPDTANDGFVRLRGLPFGCSKEEIVQFFSGLEIVPNGITLPVDFQGRSTGEAFVQFASQEIAEKALKKHKERIGHRYIEIFKSSRAEVRTHYDPPRKLLAMQRPGPYDRPGLTRGYNSLGRGSSLERMRRGAYGGGYGGYDDYNGYNDGYGFGSDRFGRDLEWTLFSAGMSDHRYGDGTSTFQSTTGHCVHMRGLPYRATENDIYNFFSPLNPVRVHIEIGPDGRVTGEADVEFATHEDAVAAMSKDKANMQHRYVELFLNSTAGGTGGAYGSQMMGAMVKESEGVVQDWNTSTLAADTLLDTRLAWFLGDYGGGSQSSYGGPANQQLSGGYGGGYGGQSSMSGYVLGTVDGVYAVAQQGQALGECCYESA; encoded by the exons GCTTCAGTGACCGAAGCGAGCAGATTGTTTCACGTGGGGTAGCGTCAGCCTTTGAAGCTG CAACCACAGAAGCTGAGACGGAGCAGAGCCTCACCCCCAACGTGATGCTCAACACGGAGAGCACCGAGGGATATGTGGTGAAAGTCAGGGGGCTGCCTTGGTCCTGCTCCACTGAGGAagtgcagaggtttttttccg ATTGCAAAATTCTGAATGGGGCTCTGGGCATCCGTTTCATCTACACCAGGGAGGGCAGACCCAGTGGAGAAGCATTTGCTGAACTTGAATCAGAGGAGGATGTGAAATTGGCCCtgaaaaaagacagagagaCAATGGGACACAGATACGTTGAAG TTTTCAAGTCAAACAACGTTGAAATGGATTGGGTTCTGAAGCATACTGGTCCCAACAGCCCTGATACAGCTAATGATGGTTTTGTACGTCTTAGAGGACTCCCATTTGGCTGTAGTAAAGAAGAAATTGTACAGTTCTTTTCAG GGTTGGAAATCGTGCCAAATGGGATAACATTGCCGGTGGACTTCCAGGGGAGGAGTACGGGGGAGGCCTTCGTGCAGTTTGCTTCACAGGAAATAGCTGAAAAGGCTCTAAAGAAACACAAGGAAAGAATAGGGCACAG GTACATTGAGATCTTCAAGAGCAGTCGAGCAGAAGTGCGCACTCACTACGACCCTCCACGCAAGCTCTTGGCCATGCAGAGACCCGGTCCTTACGACAGACCTGGTCTTACCCGGGGATATAACAGTCTTGGTAGAGGAAGTAGCTTGGAAAGAATGAGGCGTGGAGCTTACGGAGGAG GTTATGGAGGTTATGATGACTACAATGGGTATAATGATGGCTATGGTTTTGGGTCTGATAGATTTGGAAGAG ACCTAGAATGGACTCTTTTCTCTGCAGGAATGTCGGACCACAGATACGGCGACGGGACGTCCACCTTCCAGAGCACGACCGGCCACTGCGTCCACATGAGAGGTCTGCCTTACAGAGCTACAGAGAATGACATCTATAAC TTCTTCTCACCTCTGAACCCTGTAAGAGTACACATTGAAATCGGACCAGATGGCAGAGTAACTGGGGAGGCAGACGTGGAATTTGCTACTCATGAGGATGCAGTGGCTGCCATGTCCAAAGACAAAGCAAATATGC aacaCAGATACGTAGAACTCTTCTTGAATTCTACAGCAGGAGGAACTGGTGGTGCCTATGGCAGTCAGATGATGGGAGCAATGG TCAAGGAATCGGAAGGGGTAGTCCAAGATTGGAACACTAGCACATTGGCAG CAGATACCCTTCTTGATACCCGACTTGCCTGGTTTCTTGGAGATTATGGTGGAG GAAGCCAATCCAGTTATGGTGGTCCAGCTAACCAGCAATTGAGTGGGGGTTATGGAGGAGGATATGGTGGCCAAAGCAGCATGAGTGGATATG TATTGGGCACAGTAGATGGTGTTTACGCGGTGGCCCAGCAAGGACAGGCGTTGGGGGAATGCTGCTACGAGTCGGCCTGA
- the HNRNPH1 gene encoding heterogeneous nuclear ribonucleoprotein H isoform X24 produces the protein MDPCHTEETEGEIPGLATTEAETEQSLTPNVMLNTESTEGYVVKVRGLPWSCSTEEVQRFFSDCKILNGALGIRFIYTREGRPSGEAFAELESEEDVKLALKKDRETMGHRYVEVFKSNNVEMDWVLKHTGPNSPDTANDGFVRLRGLPFGCSKEEIVQFFSGLEIVPNGITLPVDFQGRSTGEAFVQFASQEIAEKALKKHKERIGHRYIEIFKSSRAEVRTHYDPPRKLLAMQRPGPYDRPGLTRGYNSLGRGSSLERMRRGAYGGGYGGYDDYNGYNDGYGFGSDRFGREWTLFSAGMSDHRYGDGTSTFQSTTGHCVHMRGLPYRATENDIYNFFSPLNPVRVHIEIGPDGRVTGEADVEFATHEDAVAAMSKDKANMQHRYVELFLNSTAGGTGGAYGSQMMGAMVKESEGVVQDWNTSTLAGSQSSYGGPANQQLSGGYGGGYGGQSSMSGYVDGVYAVAQQGQALGECCYESA, from the exons CAACCACAGAAGCTGAGACGGAGCAGAGCCTCACCCCCAACGTGATGCTCAACACGGAGAGCACCGAGGGATATGTGGTGAAAGTCAGGGGGCTGCCTTGGTCCTGCTCCACTGAGGAagtgcagaggtttttttccg ATTGCAAAATTCTGAATGGGGCTCTGGGCATCCGTTTCATCTACACCAGGGAGGGCAGACCCAGTGGAGAAGCATTTGCTGAACTTGAATCAGAGGAGGATGTGAAATTGGCCCtgaaaaaagacagagagaCAATGGGACACAGATACGTTGAAG TTTTCAAGTCAAACAACGTTGAAATGGATTGGGTTCTGAAGCATACTGGTCCCAACAGCCCTGATACAGCTAATGATGGTTTTGTACGTCTTAGAGGACTCCCATTTGGCTGTAGTAAAGAAGAAATTGTACAGTTCTTTTCAG GGTTGGAAATCGTGCCAAATGGGATAACATTGCCGGTGGACTTCCAGGGGAGGAGTACGGGGGAGGCCTTCGTGCAGTTTGCTTCACAGGAAATAGCTGAAAAGGCTCTAAAGAAACACAAGGAAAGAATAGGGCACAG GTACATTGAGATCTTCAAGAGCAGTCGAGCAGAAGTGCGCACTCACTACGACCCTCCACGCAAGCTCTTGGCCATGCAGAGACCCGGTCCTTACGACAGACCTGGTCTTACCCGGGGATATAACAGTCTTGGTAGAGGAAGTAGCTTGGAAAGAATGAGGCGTGGAGCTTACGGAGGAG GTTATGGAGGTTATGATGACTACAATGGGTATAATGATGGCTATGGTTTTGGGTCTGATAGATTTGGAAGAG AATGGACTCTTTTCTCTGCAGGAATGTCGGACCACAGATACGGCGACGGGACGTCCACCTTCCAGAGCACGACCGGCCACTGCGTCCACATGAGAGGTCTGCCTTACAGAGCTACAGAGAATGACATCTATAAC TTCTTCTCACCTCTGAACCCTGTAAGAGTACACATTGAAATCGGACCAGATGGCAGAGTAACTGGGGAGGCAGACGTGGAATTTGCTACTCATGAGGATGCAGTGGCTGCCATGTCCAAAGACAAAGCAAATATGC aacaCAGATACGTAGAACTCTTCTTGAATTCTACAGCAGGAGGAACTGGTGGTGCCTATGGCAGTCAGATGATGGGAGCAATGG TCAAGGAATCGGAAGGGGTAGTCCAAGATTGGAACACTAGCACATTGGCAG GAAGCCAATCCAGTTATGGTGGTCCAGCTAACCAGCAATTGAGTGGGGGTTATGGAGGAGGATATGGTGGCCAAAGCAGCATGAGTGGATATG TAGATGGTGTTTACGCGGTGGCCCAGCAAGGACAGGCGTTGGGGGAATGCTGCTACGAGTCGGCCTGA
- the HNRNPH1 gene encoding heterogeneous nuclear ribonucleoprotein H isoform X25, with protein sequence MSTTEAETEQSLTPNVMLNTESTEGYVVKVRGLPWSCSTEEVQRFFSDCKILNGALGIRFIYTREGRPSGEAFAELESEEDVKLALKKDRETMGHRYVEVFKSNNVEMDWVLKHTGPNSPDTANDGFVRLRGLPFGCSKEEIVQFFSGLEIVPNGITLPVDFQGRSTGEAFVQFASQEIAEKALKKHKERIGHRYIEIFKSSRAEVRTHYDPPRKLLAMQRPGPYDRPGLTRGYNSLGRGSSLERMRRGAYGGGYGGYDDYNGYNDGYGFGSDRFGREWTLFSAGMSDHRYGDGTSTFQSTTGHCVHMRGLPYRATENDIYNFFSPLNPVRVHIEIGPDGRVTGEADVEFATHEDAVAAMSKDKANMQHRYVELFLNSTAGGTGGAYGSQMMGAMVKESEGVVQDWNTSTLAGSQSSYGGPANQQLSGGYGGGYGGQSSMSGYVDGVYAVAQQGQALGECCYESA encoded by the exons ATGT CAACCACAGAAGCTGAGACGGAGCAGAGCCTCACCCCCAACGTGATGCTCAACACGGAGAGCACCGAGGGATATGTGGTGAAAGTCAGGGGGCTGCCTTGGTCCTGCTCCACTGAGGAagtgcagaggtttttttccg ATTGCAAAATTCTGAATGGGGCTCTGGGCATCCGTTTCATCTACACCAGGGAGGGCAGACCCAGTGGAGAAGCATTTGCTGAACTTGAATCAGAGGAGGATGTGAAATTGGCCCtgaaaaaagacagagagaCAATGGGACACAGATACGTTGAAG TTTTCAAGTCAAACAACGTTGAAATGGATTGGGTTCTGAAGCATACTGGTCCCAACAGCCCTGATACAGCTAATGATGGTTTTGTACGTCTTAGAGGACTCCCATTTGGCTGTAGTAAAGAAGAAATTGTACAGTTCTTTTCAG GGTTGGAAATCGTGCCAAATGGGATAACATTGCCGGTGGACTTCCAGGGGAGGAGTACGGGGGAGGCCTTCGTGCAGTTTGCTTCACAGGAAATAGCTGAAAAGGCTCTAAAGAAACACAAGGAAAGAATAGGGCACAG GTACATTGAGATCTTCAAGAGCAGTCGAGCAGAAGTGCGCACTCACTACGACCCTCCACGCAAGCTCTTGGCCATGCAGAGACCCGGTCCTTACGACAGACCTGGTCTTACCCGGGGATATAACAGTCTTGGTAGAGGAAGTAGCTTGGAAAGAATGAGGCGTGGAGCTTACGGAGGAG GTTATGGAGGTTATGATGACTACAATGGGTATAATGATGGCTATGGTTTTGGGTCTGATAGATTTGGAAGAG AATGGACTCTTTTCTCTGCAGGAATGTCGGACCACAGATACGGCGACGGGACGTCCACCTTCCAGAGCACGACCGGCCACTGCGTCCACATGAGAGGTCTGCCTTACAGAGCTACAGAGAATGACATCTATAAC TTCTTCTCACCTCTGAACCCTGTAAGAGTACACATTGAAATCGGACCAGATGGCAGAGTAACTGGGGAGGCAGACGTGGAATTTGCTACTCATGAGGATGCAGTGGCTGCCATGTCCAAAGACAAAGCAAATATGC aacaCAGATACGTAGAACTCTTCTTGAATTCTACAGCAGGAGGAACTGGTGGTGCCTATGGCAGTCAGATGATGGGAGCAATGG TCAAGGAATCGGAAGGGGTAGTCCAAGATTGGAACACTAGCACATTGGCAG GAAGCCAATCCAGTTATGGTGGTCCAGCTAACCAGCAATTGAGTGGGGGTTATGGAGGAGGATATGGTGGCCAAAGCAGCATGAGTGGATATG TAGATGGTGTTTACGCGGTGGCCCAGCAAGGACAGGCGTTGGGGGAATGCTGCTACGAGTCGGCCTGA
- the HNRNPH1 gene encoding heterogeneous nuclear ribonucleoprotein H isoform X9, with product MDPCHTEETEGEIPGLGFSDRSEQIVSRGVASAFEAATTEAETEQSLTPNVMLNTESTEGYVVKVRGLPWSCSTEEVQRFFSDCKILNGALGIRFIYTREGRPSGEAFAELESEEDVKLALKKDRETMGHRYVEVFKSNNVEMDWVLKHTGPNSPDTANDGFVRLRGLPFGCSKEEIVQFFSGLEIVPNGITLPVDFQGRSTGEAFVQFASQEIAEKALKKHKERIGHRYIEIFKSSRAEVRTHYDPPRKLLAMQRPGPYDRPGLTRGYNSLGRGSSLERMRRGAYGGGYGGYDDYNGYNDGYGFGSDRFGRDLEWTLFSAGMSDHRYGDGTSTFQSTTGHCVHMRGLPYRATENDIYNFFSPLNPVRVHIEIGPDGRVTGEADVEFATHEDAVAAMSKDKANMQHRYVELFLNSTAGGTGGAYGSQMMGAMVKESEGVVQDWNTSTLAADTLLDTRLAWFLGDYGGGSQSSYGGPANQQLSGGYGGGYGGQSSMSGYDGVYAVAQQGQALGECCYESA from the exons GCTTCAGTGACCGAAGCGAGCAGATTGTTTCACGTGGGGTAGCGTCAGCCTTTGAAGCTG CAACCACAGAAGCTGAGACGGAGCAGAGCCTCACCCCCAACGTGATGCTCAACACGGAGAGCACCGAGGGATATGTGGTGAAAGTCAGGGGGCTGCCTTGGTCCTGCTCCACTGAGGAagtgcagaggtttttttccg ATTGCAAAATTCTGAATGGGGCTCTGGGCATCCGTTTCATCTACACCAGGGAGGGCAGACCCAGTGGAGAAGCATTTGCTGAACTTGAATCAGAGGAGGATGTGAAATTGGCCCtgaaaaaagacagagagaCAATGGGACACAGATACGTTGAAG TTTTCAAGTCAAACAACGTTGAAATGGATTGGGTTCTGAAGCATACTGGTCCCAACAGCCCTGATACAGCTAATGATGGTTTTGTACGTCTTAGAGGACTCCCATTTGGCTGTAGTAAAGAAGAAATTGTACAGTTCTTTTCAG GGTTGGAAATCGTGCCAAATGGGATAACATTGCCGGTGGACTTCCAGGGGAGGAGTACGGGGGAGGCCTTCGTGCAGTTTGCTTCACAGGAAATAGCTGAAAAGGCTCTAAAGAAACACAAGGAAAGAATAGGGCACAG GTACATTGAGATCTTCAAGAGCAGTCGAGCAGAAGTGCGCACTCACTACGACCCTCCACGCAAGCTCTTGGCCATGCAGAGACCCGGTCCTTACGACAGACCTGGTCTTACCCGGGGATATAACAGTCTTGGTAGAGGAAGTAGCTTGGAAAGAATGAGGCGTGGAGCTTACGGAGGAG GTTATGGAGGTTATGATGACTACAATGGGTATAATGATGGCTATGGTTTTGGGTCTGATAGATTTGGAAGAG ACCTAGAATGGACTCTTTTCTCTGCAGGAATGTCGGACCACAGATACGGCGACGGGACGTCCACCTTCCAGAGCACGACCGGCCACTGCGTCCACATGAGAGGTCTGCCTTACAGAGCTACAGAGAATGACATCTATAAC TTCTTCTCACCTCTGAACCCTGTAAGAGTACACATTGAAATCGGACCAGATGGCAGAGTAACTGGGGAGGCAGACGTGGAATTTGCTACTCATGAGGATGCAGTGGCTGCCATGTCCAAAGACAAAGCAAATATGC aacaCAGATACGTAGAACTCTTCTTGAATTCTACAGCAGGAGGAACTGGTGGTGCCTATGGCAGTCAGATGATGGGAGCAATGG TCAAGGAATCGGAAGGGGTAGTCCAAGATTGGAACACTAGCACATTGGCAG CAGATACCCTTCTTGATACCCGACTTGCCTGGTTTCTTGGAGATTATGGTGGAG GAAGCCAATCCAGTTATGGTGGTCCAGCTAACCAGCAATTGAGTGGGGGTTATGGAGGAGGATATGGTGGCCAAAGCAGCATGAGTGGATATG ATGGTGTTTACGCGGTGGCCCAGCAAGGACAGGCGTTGGGGGAATGCTGCTACGAGTCGGCCTGA
- the HNRNPH1 gene encoding heterogeneous nuclear ribonucleoprotein H isoform X7, which yields MDPCHTEETEGEIPGLGFSDRSEQIVSRGVASAFEAATTEAETEQSLTPNVMLNTESTEGYVVKVRGLPWSCSTEEVQRFFSDCKILNGALGIRFIYTREGRPSGEAFAELESEEDVKLALKKDRETMGHRYVEVFKSNNVEMDWVLKHTGPNSPDTANDGFVRLRGLPFGCSKEEIVQFFSGLEIVPNGITLPVDFQGRSTGEAFVQFASQEIAEKALKKHKERIGHRYIEIFKSSRAEVRTHYDPPRKLLAMQRPGPYDRPGLTRGYNSLGRGSSLERMRRGAYGGGYGGYDDYNGYNDGYGFGSDRFGRDLEWTLFSAGMSDHRYGDGTSTFQSTTGHCVHMRGLPYRATENDIYNFFSPLNPVRVHIEIGPDGRVTGEADVEFATHEDAVAAMSKDKANMQHRYVELFLNSTAGGTGGAYGSQMMGAMVKESEGVVQDWNTSTLAADTLLDTRLAWFLGDYGGGSQSSYGGPANQQLSGGYGGGYGGQSSMSGYVDGVYAVAQQGQALGECCYESA from the exons GCTTCAGTGACCGAAGCGAGCAGATTGTTTCACGTGGGGTAGCGTCAGCCTTTGAAGCTG CAACCACAGAAGCTGAGACGGAGCAGAGCCTCACCCCCAACGTGATGCTCAACACGGAGAGCACCGAGGGATATGTGGTGAAAGTCAGGGGGCTGCCTTGGTCCTGCTCCACTGAGGAagtgcagaggtttttttccg ATTGCAAAATTCTGAATGGGGCTCTGGGCATCCGTTTCATCTACACCAGGGAGGGCAGACCCAGTGGAGAAGCATTTGCTGAACTTGAATCAGAGGAGGATGTGAAATTGGCCCtgaaaaaagacagagagaCAATGGGACACAGATACGTTGAAG TTTTCAAGTCAAACAACGTTGAAATGGATTGGGTTCTGAAGCATACTGGTCCCAACAGCCCTGATACAGCTAATGATGGTTTTGTACGTCTTAGAGGACTCCCATTTGGCTGTAGTAAAGAAGAAATTGTACAGTTCTTTTCAG GGTTGGAAATCGTGCCAAATGGGATAACATTGCCGGTGGACTTCCAGGGGAGGAGTACGGGGGAGGCCTTCGTGCAGTTTGCTTCACAGGAAATAGCTGAAAAGGCTCTAAAGAAACACAAGGAAAGAATAGGGCACAG GTACATTGAGATCTTCAAGAGCAGTCGAGCAGAAGTGCGCACTCACTACGACCCTCCACGCAAGCTCTTGGCCATGCAGAGACCCGGTCCTTACGACAGACCTGGTCTTACCCGGGGATATAACAGTCTTGGTAGAGGAAGTAGCTTGGAAAGAATGAGGCGTGGAGCTTACGGAGGAG GTTATGGAGGTTATGATGACTACAATGGGTATAATGATGGCTATGGTTTTGGGTCTGATAGATTTGGAAGAG ACCTAGAATGGACTCTTTTCTCTGCAGGAATGTCGGACCACAGATACGGCGACGGGACGTCCACCTTCCAGAGCACGACCGGCCACTGCGTCCACATGAGAGGTCTGCCTTACAGAGCTACAGAGAATGACATCTATAAC TTCTTCTCACCTCTGAACCCTGTAAGAGTACACATTGAAATCGGACCAGATGGCAGAGTAACTGGGGAGGCAGACGTGGAATTTGCTACTCATGAGGATGCAGTGGCTGCCATGTCCAAAGACAAAGCAAATATGC aacaCAGATACGTAGAACTCTTCTTGAATTCTACAGCAGGAGGAACTGGTGGTGCCTATGGCAGTCAGATGATGGGAGCAATGG TCAAGGAATCGGAAGGGGTAGTCCAAGATTGGAACACTAGCACATTGGCAG CAGATACCCTTCTTGATACCCGACTTGCCTGGTTTCTTGGAGATTATGGTGGAG GAAGCCAATCCAGTTATGGTGGTCCAGCTAACCAGCAATTGAGTGGGGGTTATGGAGGAGGATATGGTGGCCAAAGCAGCATGAGTGGATATG TAGATGGTGTTTACGCGGTGGCCCAGCAAGGACAGGCGTTGGGGGAATGCTGCTACGAGTCGGCCTGA